From the genome of Bacteroidota bacterium, one region includes:
- the thiS gene encoding sulfur carrier protein ThiS, with the protein MKLHINGNPKEVAETSLPLDTYLLQYEGITPDARGIAVAINGQVVPRGQWASRTLAEGDRLEVVRAFQGG; encoded by the coding sequence ATGAAACTACATATCAACGGTAACCCTAAGGAGGTGGCCGAAACCAGCCTGCCCCTGGATACCTACCTGCTACAGTATGAGGGGATAACCCCAGATGCCAGGGGGATAGCCGTAGCTATAAACGGCCAAGTGGTGCCCAGGGGACAATGGGCCAGCCGGACGCTGGCAGAAGGCGACCGGCTGGAAGTAGTGCGGGCCTTTCAGGGGGGCTA